From the genome of Phycisphaerae bacterium:
GCGATCACCACCGTTGCCGCCTCAAGGTCGCCCTCAGCCGTTGATACGTAGAATCCGCCGGACGACTCAGATCGAACATTCTGCACCGGCCGGCCCAGAATCAGCCTCACACCGGCCTCCCGGACATGACGAACCATTGCCTCGGTGAACGCCGCCGATCCGCCGCGGACCAGCCGTCGGCCCTGGTCACATTCAAGCCGAAGGCCCAACTCCGCGCAGAACGCCTCAAGCAACTCCGATCCGAACGCCGCCAGGGCGCTGCGCAGAAACGGTCCGCTTGGCCCCATCTCGCGTATGAATCGATCAAGCGGCACATCCGGGCTGATATTACCGTTGCCGCCGCCCGAGAGCCGCAGCTTCCGGCCTACCTGATCGTTCTTTTCGAGCAGGGCCGTCCGCAGACCGCGAGCGGCAGCGGTGGCGGCGGCCATCAGTCCCGCCGGGCCCGCTCCAATTACCATGCAGTCATATCCAGTTTCCAGCTTCATAACGACCGCAATTCTATCGCGAAACCGCCGACGGTGCGCTTGCTTTCGGCTGCTTCTCACGATTGCCTGCGCCAAGCTGATTGTACAGGCATGCCGGTGGATATCTCGGCGACTTCGGCGAAAAAGGACCGTGGCAACTGTCCGATCAGTCGACCGGCGGGCGTCGCTCCCACAGCCGGGGATTCGCAAAGAGGCCGGGCCGCTGGCGACCGTAGATCGGCGGCGGGTCATCCTGCAGCCGATCCCAAAGCGCCAGCCAGTCCTCACGCCCCAGGGCCCGTCCCGCCAGGAGCAAGGCGGCCGGCGGCGGAGGCGTGTCAACAATTCCTTCGGGTCTTGGATAGGGCCACACCTGCGATCCGCTCAGGTACGGCAACAGGTAATCGAGCACGCGAACCAGCCCGCGGCCGTCGTCGGTCTCAAAGCGGAAGAGATCTTCACCCGGTCCGCTCAGCAGCAGGCAGTTGGCGGCC
Proteins encoded in this window:
- a CDS encoding FAD-binding protein, producing the protein MVIGAGPAGLMAAATAAARGLRTALLEKNDQVGRKLRLSGGGNGNISPDVPLDRFIREMGPSGPFLRSALAAFGSELLEAFCAELGLRLECDQGRRLVRGGSAAFTEAMVRHVREAGVRLILGRPVQNVRSESSGGFYVSTAEGDLEAATVVIAAGGRSYPRTGSSGDGFELARRLGHSVVAPMPALGPVRLAEGVFAGLAGVS